AAACGTGGGAAAAGGATTTCAATCGGATACGAGAAAGTAAGCTGTTTGATTAGATTTGAGATGAATTCGATCTTCGTTAAAGGTGATCTCCCTTTCGAGAGATCGTTAAACGACTGGATCGTTCCAGGAGCGAACCTTTTGTCATCGATGCGAATTTTTACACCGATATGGAAACTGGTCGAACGAGGGACGCTCTATAAATGCGGTTCGCCTTGCGCTTGCGATCAAGGTGAATCGATGTAATCGATGCGATTCGATCTTTTTTTCCTTCGATTCGCCAAATAGAATCCTGGACCACGCGTTGCGCTCGTTGCGATCGCCGTGGGAGCAGGCTCGCTCGTATCGAACAAAGAAATGAATCTTATCGGCAAAGATTGTACGGAACGTTACGATATCACGCGTTATCGTGGCACAACGAATCGAGAAAATTCCAACAAGTAAGAAATCCGTATGATTCGTGCTTCGATATCGGTTCGATAtggattctatatttattcaatGTTCGACAGATAGTTCCTTAAAAATCTCTGTACAGTCCGATCCTTCGACTCCTTATCGTCTCGATCGAAAATCAAATCGCGAAGGCAGTGAGATAGTTTTATCTAATCTCTTCCTTTTTATCTAATTACTTTTTAATCGTCTTACTTCTAATTGAAAAAAGATTATCCTTAACGAGAAAAGTACAGCTGGTggcatttcaataattttttctcACTTTGCGAAATAACGCGAACATTTCTCTCGCTTTCGTTCGTGGAAATCTAAATTCGTGAGCGTCTAGTTACTCGCGAGGCTTCCGCGTTATTCGCGAGGAGATGAGAGACGGTTTCGATACCTTGATTGACGCTTGATCGATCCGACGAAGAGCAACCGTTTCATCTCTACAATCGTAAGTTGGTTAACAGCGTTAATTCTACGGCCAATAAATTAATCTAAGCGCAGTCAGTGTAACGAGGAAAACGATTTCGCTGGTGGCAGAGTCTCTGAGAAGAGCAATTCCTTCAATTTGTCTGCCGGTTCATTGATGGCCAGCCCTCTGACCCAATTTTCATGACCGTGAACGAGCTAGAGCGCCGTTAAAAGCGTCGTTGTCGCAAGTGCCACGAAGACACGAGGCGATCCTTTAATTGCAAACACTTGTCCCGACCACTGACGCACTCTTAGACTCGCAACAATCTGCTCTACGAGCGACTTTTGCGGGCATGATTCGCGTTATCGCGATCCATCGCGTCTCTCTTCCACTCGGGCGACCAAACAACGTCCAGATCGGTTTAATCGAGTTAAAAAATTTCCTTCCACGGAAAATCCGCGCCCGTTTAATCGGATCGAGATAATTAGAACGACCATTCGAACAATTTCGattcgacgaatcgaaatggaATGTCCGAAGTCCGTATTGTCGTTGAATACGTTAAATCCAGATCCACGCGATAAGAAGATAGGAGCGAGGCTGAAATATTTTCGACGTCAAAGAATAACAGAAAGCGTAGGTAAACAAGAGCTGAGCGACGTTTCAAAGATCCCCAAATATGCGATATCTAATCGGGCGAAGTGCAATGATCAAGTAGCAGAATTATCTATTGTTACCGGTCAATGCGTCGCTGCTGTGTGTCGTGTAGAAAATTAGGCTGTTTGACTTAATAGCGATAAAAGTGGTGTTTCCATCGAAATAACTTTGGAGAATCGACTAACCGCGGCGAGACTCCTCTATTCTTCCCGATGGGAGAGAAAATGGCGCATAAAAGAGGGACACGAGCGTGCTTTTTACGAGCATCACTCGTCTCCGGGAGGAGCAAGAAAAATGATACAGACGAGGGTTCGACTGTAACCCCGCATAATTTTCAACACAATAGACTCCACCACACCCTTCGAACTTCGGCAGCCTGCTCGAGAAGAACCAGGCTTCGAGATCGTCTGGTATGCAACGGAATCTATATAGGTAGACGTCACACCCTGTCCCTAAACTCCTCGTTTTGCCTCGGGGACTCTCGTAAGGCCTAAACACGGCCTTCGTGAAGTCTGCCGTAACGAtaagcaatatatatatatatatacgtacatacattTTATGTAAGGCTAAATAGATTAACGCAAGTCTATCGTGCGAagactatttttaaattcgaCGCTTTAtctcgaaaagaaaaaaaaacaccgACGAAACCGATATATTGAAATTTCTCCAATAATACAATAATCCTAAACTTCGTCTAGAACGCTCTATTCAGATCCGGTCGCGTCCATCGGTCTTCCTTTACCACCGGTTTAACTCTGCATCGCGAAACAGGAATAACGGGCGAGATAATTAAAATTAGccttataaaaatttgctcggtGGTTCGGTTCGTTTGCAACGAACGCGTTACCGAAAGCGAAACGTGCAATTAAGACGCGCGTAAATAGTTACACAAGGGAAATTACGGAGCGTGAGTTTATGCAAATAATCCCGGATAGCTCGAGGAACTCGGGAGAATCGTCGACATTGTAATCGCGTATTAAGTAATCGGAAAGGTGCTTTCATAACCGAACGTGGTTTCTTTCCCTGAAGGCAATGGCTGCCTCGTTCCTACTCTCGGTTTCCCCTAAAACGCGTATTTTTCGACGCGCGTCACTCTTCTctcgttaatgaaattatcgtccGCTTACTTAATACCTAAATATAGAATTCGCATCTACATGGCCTGCGTTCCACGTCGTGGGTGTATATCGGCAAGATAGTGGACAGCGTCGGTACGATTCGAGCGTTATCGTTGGCTGCGAGGAAACAGGCAGAAGAGAACGCTGGCAACGTCCTCGGCTTACCTGTTATCGTTCCCTCGACGTATCCTAAACGCCCGGGAACGTCGAGTTATTCCGTGAAAGACGCTCCGAGGGGAACGGTGCATGATATTACAAATATCGCGTAATCTCCTGCGCCGCTAATGTAACGTTTATTTGCTCTTGTTTGTCAAACACCTCGAGAACCTAGGATTCCGTGATCGAACGATAGCGATAATCCTGTGTGATCTTAACGATAACGACGTAAGACGATTGAAAACATGTGTCAAGAAAGGATGGTAGGGGAAGAGAGGAAAATACTAGAGCAACGACGGTAGCAAACGACGCGGTTCGAGCCGGAGCGAGATAGGTTGAAATAGAGAAAAAGATTTGCTTGTATACAAAGGCGTCGTGGACGGCGTCTCGTAGACAGAAGCGAGCCGTAACAACAAAATGTCCCGTGAAACAGCCGGGTAATAAGCCCTCTCGGGGACTCCCTTCCGTGAAACCTCCGACGCTTCGAATTTAACAATCGCCATTATTCCGTTAATGGTTCATCGTAATTGCACACGCGTGTTCTTACTTCGCGAAGGAGGTGCAATTCCAACGGGTGAAAGTGAATACTTCTAGCGTGAAACTTCTTCGCACGAGGCTGCCCATTGTTTCTACACTTCCTGATTTgtatagaagaaaaaaaaagctcACGATTTCCTTCGTGATTCGTGATCGACGCGATCCCCGTTCGATACCGGTTTTCCCGATTTCATTTCTCGTTTACGGTTCGCGAGGCCTTCGCTCGATTTATCCGAAACGAAGAGGAAAAATAAAGATTCTCAGGGAAAAAGCTATCCGCCGGGATAGCTCGGAGAGATGGtggaaaaattggcaatttccgATTAGGAAGACGGTTTGGTCGAGGCTGCCAGACGCAGACTCGCTAGTATATTATTCTAATTGCATGCACGCCATCGCGAGACTGGTCGTTTTACGACGAAGGCACGTGAAATACATCACGATCAAGACACCGTATGCCTAACGGCATATGCATACTGCACCGGGATGAATGCGACGGTCCATGCTTACGAACCTCTCCTTTTTAGGTAGCCTTTACGTGAATAACTGTGCGCCCATTACGCGTTCTCCACGGACTCGGGGATACACGAACTTCGTTCTGCTGTTGCCATGCTCTTTCATAACATCTTTTGTAAGATCCTGGATTCAGAAACGAGTTTGATACTCGAAAGTGATCGAAGGAATTGGCCGATCTTCGCGTCCCAGTCAAAGTAGAAAGTTGATCCTCCGCGTGATTCCCTCCGAGAGATTTATCCGTCTGTCCATCGATGAGCCTAGGCTAATCAAAGCTTTATCGATAAATATCCGCTAATAAATATCTCGTAATCGGTGCGAAAGAAATCTTCGATAGAACCTTCAATTGGCAATGAGAGAGCAAGCGGAATATTTCGCTATCTTCTTAAGCAACGCAGAAACTTTCTCCGAATCGATGCCTGCGTTCAGCAAGAAGATTTGCGAGGCACCTCGAAGAAACAACGAGCGAAGTGTTTAAACAAGTTGGGTCAGTGACTCCGACCACGCTCGTGTCGCGGACCTACAGGATGTGTTACTTGGATCACTGCACATCGCATAATTAATAACAAGCAGTCGCTAGTGGTTCGTGCCCCTCGAGCTCGGAAGATGAATCTGCGGCGAGATAAAACTCGAATTAAAACCACCGAGAAATCTCGGTTTCCCTTGCAATTTCACGATTTACAAACACCACGACTAGTCGGAGAAAATTTTCATCTTGTCCTTCGTCTTGTTTTCCCACCGCTACTTTCGTCGTAAATACCCCGAAGCGTTTTCGTGGAAAACTCAGCCGGTGATCGTAAATACGTTTCTGTTACAGATCAATAGCAAATACAGCGAGGAGCTGGCGCAGGAATGTTTGGAATGGATCAAGACGATTACTGGTGAGAATATAAACACCAACGGAGACATGGATAATTTCTTTGAAACTCTGAGAGACGGGGTCCTTCTTTGCAAGTACTTACACTTTGTCAAACGATATCCGTTCgtttttcttcgattttctCCTCACTAATTATCGCTGCCTTCTTTCCAGGCTGGTGAACGATATCAAGGAAGGTTCGGTGAAGAAAATTAACAAGACCAGCCTAGCGTTCAAGTGCATGGAGAACATCAACGCGTTCCTCGAGGCTGCGAGAATGTTAGGTGTCCCAGCCCAGGAGACCTTCCAGACTGTTGATCTCTGGGAAAGACAAAATCTCAATTCAGTCGTAATCTGTTTGCAATCCCTCGGTAGAAAGGTAAACCTGCCATATCTTTTCCTCCTTTTCGAAACGTTCGATTTACCTTGGCTAGAACGGTTCGTGGCTTTCGAATGTTAGTCACGATCTTTCGAAGGAGCTTCAACGTTTCGTCCATGTTGGCACTATCGTGGAAATCGATGAAGCTATTCGATAAAGCTACCGTTATCGAAACGTTACACGAGAAATAGTTACAGAAGTTTCGTTGTTACTCGTGAAACGGATGATCCGATAATTTTCGTTTATTAAAGGTAAACTCTGACGTTGTTGTTTTAATTTGGAATTTTTCCTATTTAGGCGGGCAACTATGGCAAACCAAGCATCGGACCAAA
This sequence is a window from Lasioglossum baleicum unplaced genomic scaffold, iyLasBale1 scaffold2461, whole genome shotgun sequence. Protein-coding genes within it:
- the LOC143221474 gene encoding myophilin-like codes for the protein FQSRINSKYSEELAQECLEWIKTITGENINTNGDMDNFFETLRDGVLLCKLVNDIKEGSVKKINKTSLAFKCMENINAFLEAARMLGVPAQETFQTVDLWERQNLNSVVICLQSLGRKAGNYGKPSIGPKEADKNIRNFTEEQLRAGQGVISLQYGSNKGANQSGINFGNTRHM